The segment TGAAGTAGCAACAGCAGGACAATGTGAAATCGACATAAAATATGATTTAATGACTAATTCTGCGGATGGTGCTCAATCATACAAGTATGTTGTAAGAAATGTTGCACAACAGTTTGGAAAAGTAGCAACAATGATGCCAAAACCAATTTCAATGGATGCAGGTTCTGGAATGCATACAAATGTTAGTTTATGGAAAAAAGATGAGAATACGTTTTATGATAAAGATGAAGTATTAGAACTAAGCCAAACCGGTCGTTATTTCTGTGGAGGAGTAATGGAACATGCTAAAGGATTAACTGCAATTACAAATCCTACAACAAACTCATATCATAGACTAGTTCCAGGTTATGAAGCACCAGTTTACATTGCATGGAGTTCAAGTAACCGTTCTGCAACCATTAGAATTCCGGGCCACTTTAAAGGAGAAAAATATGCATACATGAAAAGAATGGAATATCGTGTTCCAGATCCAGCATCAAATCCATATCTTGTATTTTCAGCAGTATTAGCTGCAGGTCTAGATGGAATAAAAAAGAAAATGGAACCAGGAGACCCAGTTAAAGAAGACATCTACAAAATGACAAAATCAGAAAGAAAGAAACACGGAATCGATACTTTACCTGCAAATCTCGGAAGGGCATTGGATGAGTTAGAAAGTGACAGAAAATATCTAAACCCAATTTTCTCAAATGAAGTTTTGGACAAGATTATAGATCTAGAGAGAAGAGACCACAGAGAAATTGCAATTAGACCACACCCACATGAGTTTTATCTTTACTTTGATGTATAATCTAGCTAGAGTATTGGATGATTAGTTGATTCATAGATTAGAAGTACTGAACCAATCATCATTCCTAACCCACCACAAACCATTATTGTAGTGAATTTTTGGTATTTTATTCCTAAGAAAATAACTATGCCTCCTCCAAGACCTAGAAAAATTGAAAGCATCCCGAAGATTACATTTTCAATTTCTATACCTAAAGTTAATGGAGTAAATATTCCAGAAAGTAATGCAACTGCTGCTATAATGTAAGCATACTTTGTTCCTGATAGAAGTATTGTCTTTAAATCAAGAGGAGTTTTTTCAGCTGAGATGGTTTTTTCTTGTAATTCAGTTTCTTTTTGATTAGAATCCTCTTTTGGTTTGTCAGAAAATCTTCTATGTTTTACCATGATAATCTAAATTGAAATTGTATTGATTAAAATTTTTACTAATCTACATTCCCATTCCAGGTGGCATTCCCATGCCTCCCATACCAGGCATTCCACCCATTCCACCCATGTCAGGCATTCCTCCTTCTGCTCCTGGTGGAGGTCCTGCGGATTTTGCGGTAGCTATAACATCATCAATTCTTAAGATCATGCATGCAGCCTCTGTTGCAGCTGAAACAATTTGGTGTTTGACTGCTAATGGTTCAATAATATCTGTTGATTTCAAATTTCCAACTTTACCTTTCATAACATCGATTCCTGTCCATTTCTCACCTTTGATTTGTTTTGCACGTAAGTGAGTAAGTGTATCAATTGGATCCATACCTGCATTCTCAGATAATGCTAAAGGAATTGCTTCTAATGCTTCTGCAAATTTTTCAGCAGCTAGTTGTTCACGACCTTGGAGTGATTTTGCCCAACTTCTAATTTTTGTTGCTGCAAATGTTTCTGGTGCACCACCGCCTGCTACTACAGATGGTAATTCCATTACATCTCTTACAACCATTAGTGAATCATGAACCGAACGTTCTACTTCATCTACAACTCTTTGTGAGCCAGCACGAAGTAGTAATGTTACAGATTTTGGATGTTTACAACCTTCAACAAAAACCCATTTGTCTTCTTCAACTTTCTTTTCTTGTATCGAAGATGCAGAGCCTAAGTCTCTTTCAAATAGATCATCTAGATTAGTTACAATTCTTGCACCAGTTGCTTTTGCAAGTTTTGATAAATCACTTTCTTTTACACGTCTAACAGCTAAGATTCCTGCTTTTGATAGATAGTGTTGTGCCATGTCATCAATTCCTTTTTGACATAAGACTACATTTGCACCAGAACCAATAACTTTGTCAACCATTGTTTTGAGCATTTTATTTTCTTCATCCAAGAATGCTTTCATTTGTTGTGGATTTGAAATGTTAATTTTTGCATCAGTTTCAGTTTTGTTAATTTCTAATGCTGCGTTTAAGAGTGCAATTTTACCTTCTGTAATTTTCTTTGGCATTCCAGAATGTACAATTTCTTTATCCAAAACAATTCCTTGGATAATTTTAGAATCTTTAATGGAACCGCCTGCTTTCTTTTCTACTTTAATATCATCAATGTCAACAGTGAATTTATCACCACTTTGTTCAGCCACTGCCTTTACTGCTTTAACAATCATGTCTGCTAATTGTTCAGAATCTTTTCTAACCAGTTTAGTTTGCATGGAAGTTTTTGCAATTTTTAATAAAATTCCGTTATCAGTTGGAGAAACATTATCTGCAATTTGATCTAAGAACTCTTTTGCTTTTCGTCCTGCCTTTCTGTATCCGTCAACAATGATTGTTGGGTGTACATCTTGTAAGACAAGTGTTTCAGCATGTTCTAGTAATGCACCAGCCAATACTACTGCAGATGTTGTTCCATCACCTACTTCATTATCAGTGGTTTTTGAAATTTCAACTAGCATTTTTGCTGCTGGGTGTTGAACATCAATTTCTTTTAGAATTGTTGCTCCATCATTTGTAATTGTAACGTCGCCTAGAGAATCAACTAGCATCTTATCCATTCCTTTTGGACCAAGACTAGTATGCACAATTTCGGCAATAATTTTGGCAGCTGCAATATTGTTTTTTTGAGCTTCTCTTCCCTTTACCTGACTTGCGTCATCTTTGAGAACTACAACCGGCATGTTGCCTTTTGGAGTTTGTGCTGCCATAGATCAAAACGTCAGATTTCAAAATATATAGCTAGCTTCTTGTTTTTTCTAAAAAATTAGAAGAAAGATCGCTGTTCTTAAATTAGGAAAATCAAGTTGAAAATCATGGCTGATTCAAACAAAGAATCGTACGATAAGGTATTTTCTAGTCTTGAAAAGCATCATGAATGGTTTGAAAATTCAATTCCGCTAATTGCTAGTGAGAATATTCCTAGTCCGGCCGTTAGAGAGGCCGTAATGTCAGATTTTGGTAATAGATATGCAGAAGGCTGGCCTGGTGAGCGAGTCTATGCTGGATGTACCTACATCGATGAAGTTGAGATTCAATGCATGGAGTTAGCTCAAAAATTATTCAAAGCTGAATTTGCAGATGTCAGAAGTGTTTCTGGCGTGGTTGCAAACTTGGCAATTTATTCAGCTTATTCAAATCCAGGAGATGTAATGATTGCATCATCAATTCCTGCAGGAGGTCACATCTCACATGGAAAGAAAGAACATTCAGGAACTGCAGGATTAGTTCATGGATTAGACATTGAATTCTTTGCATTTGATCCTGAAGAAATGACATTAGATGTTGATAAGACAAAAGCTAAAGTTGAAGATTTGAAATCACAAGGAAAATTACCAAAGATTGCAATGTTTGGTGGTTCGGTATTTTTATTTCCACACCCAGTAAAAGAATTAGCTGAATTTCTAAAGGGTCATGGTATGCACATTAACTACGATGCAGCACATGTTGCAGGATTAATTGCAGGTGGAAAATTCCAAGATCCACTTAGAGAAGGAACCGATACAATGACTATGAGTACTCACAAAACTTTGTTTGGTCCACAAGGAGGGTTAGTAATAGGATCTGAAGAACATGCAGAACCAATCAAAAAAGCAATGTTCCCAGGATTAACAAGTAGTCATCACATTCATCACATGGGTGCAAAGGCAGTTGCATTTGCCGAAGCTTTAGAGTTTGGTAAAGATTATGCAGAGCAGACAATTAAAAATGCAAAAGCATTAGCTTCCGAATTAAACAATGTAGGATTCAAAGTGTTAGGAGAGAAAAGAGGTTACACAGAATCACACCAGACAGTTGTTAACGTTTTAGATTATGGCGATGGTGGAACTATTGAAGCTGATTTAGAAAAAGCAAACATCATTGTTAATCGTCAATTAATTCCAGGAGATTTGAAAGCAGGTCGTCACTATATGCACCCAGGTGGAATTCGTTTGGGAACATCTGAGATTACTCGTTTAGGTATGAAAGAATCTGAAATGAAAGAGATTGCATCTTTGTTGAAACAAGTTGTTGTTGATAAGAAAGATGCAGGAGAAATTGCAGCACGTGTTAAAGAGTTCAAAACAGATTTCAAGAAAACACAATATTGTTTTGATAACAAACTTGGTGCCTACGAATACGTAAAATTACGTTAATTCACAAAATCAGTTAACAATTGTTGGGAACCATCACCTTTTCCAAAGAGCAGTTCAATTTCATCTGACAACGTCATGATTCTTCCTTTCAGATATGGGTCAACATCATATTTTGTGACTAGTTTCTTTGCTAATGGAAGATATTTCTCAATTGATGGTCTGGTAATAGTTTGCAATAATTTGTGGCCACAAGTACATTTTTGAAGTAACGGCATTCGTCTATACTTTGCACCACATGCTGTACAACGGAATTTTTGTTTTGCATATGCCCGAATGTTTCCCATTATATCAGGAATTAGGTGTGTTTGTATTAGATATGAAACAATTTCTTTTGTTTCAACAGCATTGATGATATCTGCATTTTTAATTTGCAAGTCAAGCTTGTCAACCATTGATTCAAGTGTTGAATATGCACTTCGTGATTTTGATGAGGTTAGAGTTGTCGTTTCATGTGTAAAGAAATAATCATGAAAGATGTTTTCATCACCAGTATCTTTTCGCATAGCTAAAGTTTCAATATTTCTGATGTCGCCTGATTTCTCATGATTGAGGGTTGATTCATAAAATGCGAGTGGGAATTTTTTTGCTACCTCAAAGTTATGTGCCTGAGTTTGTGCCTCATGGGGTAAAACAATTGGTTGAATTAGTAATGGTGCGTCCATTAATCCTCCAATTTTATCAGATAGAAACTGTCTTGAAAAGTTGAGTAATGCATCAAGTAATAACATGACAGAGTCGGCATCCCCATCTGCATCTCTTCTTTTTGCTGAATGCCAAATAGGACTAGCAAAACAGACGTGAGTTTTAGTATATCCAATTAGTCGGCCTGTAATTCCTACAGAGGTATGAGGTGCAAGACCAATTACCAAATGTCCTAACAAATCCTGTGTATTTTTTAGATTGTAAAATGATTGTTTACCAAAAAATTTCTGTAATTCAAAATCAATGTACTTTGATACATTCACAAGATATTGTGCACTCTCTAAGGGAATAATCACATCTTGCATCTTCAGTTCGATTAATTGCTCATCGTTTGTGATAGAATTTCCGTTTACATCTTTTTCATACCCAAGATTTTTGATTTGATCAACTGTAGTTCCAATCCAGGAAAGTTTGAAGTGTGTTAATGGTGAATTTGTTGCATCGAATCTAACTGTACCATCTTTGAATACAGACAATCCAAAGTTTTGTCTAATCAATCCCTTTTCTAATGGTTCAGGAATTTTTTCTTGATTGATTAGCTGTTCTACGCCTTTAAACGGTGATTTTGCGCGTATTCCGAGTTTTTCCTGTGCTGAAATCAGACTTTGTTTTAGTGGAAACTGTTTGTATGAAAATCCATTTGCGTCACGCTTACATTTTTCACAATGTGGTGTTTCTAACTCATCTTTACAAATTCTACAAATGTAATATTTTGTAGTTTTCTTACCACATTTTGTACAAATTATTCCAATTGATGGTATGTTACAGTTATCACATCGACGATTATTTAGATTTGAGAAAAATGATTCAGATTTTGCTGATGCTTTTAGAATATCGCGAGTAATTCCTCCTTTTTCTGCAACAGGAAATAGAACATGAACCGGTGGTTTCATTAAACGAGGAGCTGCCTTTTCAGGTCTGCCAATTCTAACGCCAATTGATTTTGAAAATTTGTTTTTGATTTCAATTCCGGTGTTTTTGGATAATAATTCTAAGACAGAGCTGGAACTGCCAAAATCCAGGGAATTGCCAAAAATCAGATGGTTTAAAATTTGAACATCTATCCCAGATATGATTATTTTGTCATCTGAAACTTTGTGTGGGATCCCCGCATTTTCAAAAATTTGTTTTTTTGAGATTTCATAGTGAATCTCATTTTCTGATTTTAAAATTGGACTTGTGATTTGTTTTAGTTCTTCAGTTGTGATGAAATTCCAATAATACAGAAATTTTGGATGTAAAGGAATTTTCAGTTCTTTTGATAGTAAAATGGCCTCAACAAAGGTAGGAGTTTTTGTTAGAAATTCGAGTCGAACGTCATTTTTAGAAAGTTTAGCCTTGAGATACTCAATCCAAACTTCTTCTACCATTGGTGTTGGAATTAATTCTGCATTGTTTTCTAGAAAATCACCAAATGTGATTAGGATGTCACCTAAATGCAGAATTTTTTCAATATCATGTTTAATCTGAATTCCGTGTTCTGTATCTTGAATTTTAACAACTTCGCCTCCCTTCAATCTAACAATGGGTGTTTCAAGAGAATCAACAAATGCAACTGTAGCGCCTTTACTAGGCTTGTCTAGTTTGATTTGTGTTCCCACAGCAATGGTATGATCTAAAATTTCAGCAATAACCGGATGTAGACCTACGCTTGCAAAACCAGTATTGCATGCACGCCCATATCTGAGTCTAAACCCTCCTGTTTTGTTGGGCATGGACAACACGGACCTGCCTGTGATGACCTCTTTCATACGTTTTTCAGATGCATCATCACCAGATTCTCCTTTCTGGACAGCACCTTGAATTTCATGTAACCACTCCCACCCTTCGAGATTATACTGCTCAATTCGTTTTAGAAGTTTTTTTGATCTTCCAATTAATCCGTCATTTAGTACACGTAATGCACCACCTCTTACCCTGTCAGTTTTAATTCGTGTCATGTTACGATGATTAACTACTTCATCTGGGTCTGTTCCTTCTCCTTCAAGTTCAACAGGTAAATTTGAGATTACAGTTTTGATATCATCATCAGAAACATGGAACTGAAAACTTTGTTTTGCTTCACTTTCATAGATTCTTAACTCTTCTACAAACCTTCCAGTCTCGTCATCAAAACAATCGGCCTGATATTTTTCGAGTCCAACTGCGCGTCTCACGTGATCAGCTATCAACATTGTGACAGCCGATTCAGTTCCTCCTGCTGACCTCATTGGTCCTGCAATTGACACCGAGAGATATTCAGAACCATCTTTGTTGTTTTTAATTTTAATTTCACTAATTCCTTGTAATGGTGCAATTGTCACACCTTCTGTTACAATAGCTAAACCGACTCGAACAGCATGATCTAATCTATCTTCTAAACTTGCGTCTGAAGACTGATACTTTCCTAGAGCAATCTCTTTGGACATAATAAGAGCGGCGTTTTCCTTTCCAGTTTTATCTAATAATTCACGTAGAGGCGTAGCAATATCAATATCATGCATTTTAGCTACTCGTTCCGCTAAATCAAACGCGATTTTCGGCTCTATTATTCCAGAAGAGTCTAAAAGCGTTGATTTTGCATCTGCTGCGGTCTCAAATTCCTTGTAAACCTGTTTAGAGAGTTCTTCATAGTATTCTGAATAATTTTGTGGAATATTGATCTCTTTGGTATAATTTGCTGTTGTGGACATGTAGAAGGTTAGTTTTTGATGGCTTTGGCTATTTCGGTTAGTTTTTCCAAGTTCTTGCTATCCTCAAGAAGTGTTCCAATTACCAAAGCATCAGCGCCTGCATCTGTCAATGATTTTGCTGTTTGGGCATCTCGTATCCCTCCACCAACAATCAAGAATCCCTGAAAGACCTTTCTCACAGTTGCAACCATTTCAGGTGTAACATTGGTTTTTGCGCCTGAGCCTGCCTCTAGGTAAACAAATCGCATACCAAAGAATTGAGCCGCTAGAGAGTATGCAGCTGCGATTTTCGGCTTATCAAATGGAATTCCTCTAACATTGCCCACAAACCAGGCAGAGGTTCCTTCTCCAATAACCAAATAGGATGTTGGAAGCGGTTCAAGACCAAATTTGAGCACGTTTGGAGCACCAAGGGCTTGTGCCTGTGTAATATAATATGGGTTCTCAGAATTCATTAGAGAACTGAATAATATGGCATCTGCCTGAGGTACAACCCCAGTAATGTTGCCTGGAAATAGAATAATTGGGATATTTACTGCGCTTTTGAGGTTTTTGACCACTTCGGCCATCTCCATCTGATCAGTTGCAGATGAACCGCCTACCAGTATTGATGCTGCGCCTATCTGTTCAACATCTTTTGCCAGTTTTACTGCAGAATCTATCTGAGATACCTCTGAATCGATTAGTACGAACAATAATGGTGACTTTTTACGCTCAGAAAGGAGCAATTCTTCTACTTTTCCGGTCATGTTCCCCCTTCAAGGATGACCCTTTAAGTTTTATTCAAGTACTGGTATACAGATT is part of the Candidatus Nitrosopelagicus brevis genome and harbors:
- the glnA gene encoding type I glutamate--ammonia ligase yields the protein MPYKVIGGKATQIKYSSDEVFSRIKHESIKFIDLQFTGLTGRFHHTTISADTFTPDQMEDGLPKLDGSSIVGFTDIADSDLILKPDPSTFAIIPWLTEKKTARLLCDVYWGGGRGRLESDPRGICQKAEAFVKTQGFDFSNWGPEVEFFVFDKVHWDVLTPYKGQSYSIESSESPWSQEGTGYPMGLQEGYYPSTPSDTLAPFRNECVDVLNDNFGILCDNHHHEVATAGQCEIDIKYDLMTNSADGAQSYKYVVRNVAQQFGKVATMMPKPISMDAGSGMHTNVSLWKKDENTFYDKDEVLELSQTGRYFCGGVMEHAKGLTAITNPTTNSYHRLVPGYEAPVYIAWSSSNRSATIRIPGHFKGEKYAYMKRMEYRVPDPASNPYLVFSAVLAAGLDGIKKKMEPGDPVKEDIYKMTKSERKKHGIDTLPANLGRALDELESDRKYLNPIFSNEVLDKIIDLERRDHREIAIRPHPHEFYLYFDV
- the thsB gene encoding thermosome subunit beta; the encoded protein is MAAQTPKGNMPVVVLKDDASQVKGREAQKNNIAAAKIIAEIVHTSLGPKGMDKMLVDSLGDVTITNDGATILKEIDVQHPAAKMLVEISKTTDNEVGDGTTSAVVLAGALLEHAETLVLQDVHPTIIVDGYRKAGRKAKEFLDQIADNVSPTDNGILLKIAKTSMQTKLVRKDSEQLADMIVKAVKAVAEQSGDKFTVDIDDIKVEKKAGGSIKDSKIIQGIVLDKEIVHSGMPKKITEGKIALLNAALEINKTETDAKINISNPQQMKAFLDEENKMLKTMVDKVIGSGANVVLCQKGIDDMAQHYLSKAGILAVRRVKESDLSKLAKATGARIVTNLDDLFERDLGSASSIQEKKVEEDKWVFVEGCKHPKSVTLLLRAGSQRVVDEVERSVHDSLMVVRDVMELPSVVAGGGAPETFAATKIRSWAKSLQGREQLAAEKFAEALEAIPLALSENAGMDPIDTLTHLRAKQIKGEKWTGIDVMKGKVGNLKSTDIIEPLAVKHQIVSAATEAACMILRIDDVIATAKSAGPPPGAEGGMPDMGGMGGMPGMGGMGMPPGMGM
- the glyA gene encoding serine hydroxymethyltransferase; the protein is MADSNKESYDKVFSSLEKHHEWFENSIPLIASENIPSPAVREAVMSDFGNRYAEGWPGERVYAGCTYIDEVEIQCMELAQKLFKAEFADVRSVSGVVANLAIYSAYSNPGDVMIASSIPAGGHISHGKKEHSGTAGLVHGLDIEFFAFDPEEMTLDVDKTKAKVEDLKSQGKLPKIAMFGGSVFLFPHPVKELAEFLKGHGMHINYDAAHVAGLIAGGKFQDPLREGTDTMTMSTHKTLFGPQGGLVIGSEEHAEPIKKAMFPGLTSSHHIHHMGAKAVAFAEALEFGKDYAEQTIKNAKALASELNNVGFKVLGEKRGYTESHQTVVNVLDYGDGGTIEADLEKANIIVNRQLIPGDLKAGRHYMHPGGIRLGTSEITRLGMKESEMKEIASLLKQVVVDKKDAGEIAARVKEFKTDFKKTQYCFDNKLGAYEYVKLR
- a CDS encoding DNA polymerase II large subunit, producing MSTTANYTKEINIPQNYSEYYEELSKQVYKEFETAADAKSTLLDSSGIIEPKIAFDLAERVAKMHDIDIATPLRELLDKTGKENAALIMSKEIALGKYQSSDASLEDRLDHAVRVGLAIVTEGVTIAPLQGISEIKIKNNKDGSEYLSVSIAGPMRSAGGTESAVTMLIADHVRRAVGLEKYQADCFDDETGRFVEELRIYESEAKQSFQFHVSDDDIKTVISNLPVELEGEGTDPDEVVNHRNMTRIKTDRVRGGALRVLNDGLIGRSKKLLKRIEQYNLEGWEWLHEIQGAVQKGESGDDASEKRMKEVITGRSVLSMPNKTGGFRLRYGRACNTGFASVGLHPVIAEILDHTIAVGTQIKLDKPSKGATVAFVDSLETPIVRLKGGEVVKIQDTEHGIQIKHDIEKILHLGDILITFGDFLENNAELIPTPMVEEVWIEYLKAKLSKNDVRLEFLTKTPTFVEAILLSKELKIPLHPKFLYYWNFITTEELKQITSPILKSENEIHYEISKKQIFENAGIPHKVSDDKIIISGIDVQILNHLIFGNSLDFGSSSSVLELLSKNTGIEIKNKFSKSIGVRIGRPEKAAPRLMKPPVHVLFPVAEKGGITRDILKASAKSESFFSNLNNRRCDNCNIPSIGIICTKCGKKTTKYYICRICKDELETPHCEKCKRDANGFSYKQFPLKQSLISAQEKLGIRAKSPFKGVEQLINQEKIPEPLEKGLIRQNFGLSVFKDGTVRFDATNSPLTHFKLSWIGTTVDQIKNLGYEKDVNGNSITNDEQLIELKMQDVIIPLESAQYLVNVSKYIDFELQKFFGKQSFYNLKNTQDLLGHLVIGLAPHTSVGITGRLIGYTKTHVCFASPIWHSAKRRDADGDADSVMLLLDALLNFSRQFLSDKIGGLMDAPLLIQPIVLPHEAQTQAHNFEVAKKFPLAFYESTLNHEKSGDIRNIETLAMRKDTGDENIFHDYFFTHETTTLTSSKSRSAYSTLESMVDKLDLQIKNADIINAVETKEIVSYLIQTHLIPDIMGNIRAYAKQKFRCTACGAKYRRMPLLQKCTCGHKLLQTITRPSIEKYLPLAKKLVTKYDVDPYLKGRIMTLSDEIELLFGKGDGSQQLLTDFVN
- a CDS encoding geranylgeranylglyceryl/heptaprenylglyceryl phosphate synthase → MTGKVEELLLSERKKSPLLFVLIDSEVSQIDSAVKLAKDVEQIGAASILVGGSSATDQMEMAEVVKNLKSAVNIPIILFPGNITGVVPQADAILFSSLMNSENPYYITQAQALGAPNVLKFGLEPLPTSYLVIGEGTSAWFVGNVRGIPFDKPKIAAAYSLAAQFFGMRFVYLEAGSGAKTNVTPEMVATVRKVFQGFLIVGGGIRDAQTAKSLTDAGADALVIGTLLEDSKNLEKLTEIAKAIKN